One stretch of Corynebacterium imitans DNA includes these proteins:
- a CDS encoding glycogen/starch/alpha-glucan phosphorylase has product MNTPAHAPALNEALAGHVRAFGGRTPENATTKKFWTGLSAAVMEQLADNWDATRSAYAGTRQAAYFSAEFLQGRALLNNLTNLGLVDEAKAAAKASGHELSDVLEAEHDAALGNGGLGRLAACFLDSAVTQDYPLTGYGLLYRYGLFRQEFVDGFQKEHPDAWKESFYPFIVRHGSQQRIVKFDDMHVRAIPHDMPITGYGTDNVGTLRLWDASPMHEFDYDAFNHQRFTDAILEREAVHDITRVLYPNDSSYAGKLLRVRQQYFFVSASLQELVENYIEHHGEDLSKFHEFNSIQLNDTHPVLGIPELMRLLMDEHDMGWDEAWEVTSKTFAYTNHTVLQEALETWEESIFKQLFWRIWEIVQEIDRRYRLDMEARGIAPETAHHYSPVHDGAIHMAWIACYAAYSVNGVAALHTEILKRDTLNYWYEMYPERFNNKTNGVTPRRWLRMCNPRLSELLDRLAGSDEWVTDLSKLRELRHFAEDPEVLRELREIKAANKRDFAEWIADRQGEEIDPDSVFDTQIKRLHEYKRQLMNALYILDLYFRITQDGERDVPKRTFIFGAKAAPGYTMAKGIIKLINAIGQLVNNDPVASQYLHVVFVENYNVSPAEQIIPATDVSEQISTAGKEASGTSNMKFMMNGALTLGTMDGANVEIVDAVGEDNAYIFGAREEELPELKRSYDPKAVAAETPGLMRVLDALVDGTLEDNGSGAFHDIRASLLDGFGFDDPDVYYVLGDYADFRATRDRMAEEYYADPDHWAKMCWINICESGRFSSDRTIRDYAEEVWKLDPTPIN; this is encoded by the coding sequence ATGAATACCCCCGCACACGCCCCCGCGCTCAACGAAGCGCTCGCCGGACACGTCCGCGCGTTCGGCGGCCGCACCCCGGAAAACGCCACGACCAAGAAATTTTGGACCGGTCTTTCTGCGGCCGTGATGGAACAGCTCGCCGATAACTGGGACGCCACCCGCAGCGCATACGCGGGCACCCGCCAGGCGGCGTACTTCTCCGCCGAGTTCCTGCAGGGCCGTGCGCTGCTGAACAACCTGACCAACCTGGGTCTGGTCGATGAGGCCAAGGCCGCAGCGAAGGCCAGTGGGCACGAGCTGTCGGATGTCCTCGAGGCTGAGCACGACGCAGCACTGGGCAACGGTGGCCTGGGGCGCCTGGCCGCCTGCTTCCTCGACTCGGCTGTCACGCAGGACTACCCCCTGACCGGCTACGGCCTGCTGTACCGCTACGGCTTATTCCGCCAGGAGTTCGTCGACGGTTTCCAGAAGGAGCACCCGGACGCTTGGAAGGAGTCCTTCTACCCCTTCATCGTGCGCCACGGCTCGCAGCAGCGCATCGTGAAGTTCGACGACATGCACGTGCGTGCCATCCCCCACGACATGCCGATCACCGGCTACGGCACCGACAACGTCGGCACCCTGCGCCTGTGGGATGCCTCCCCGATGCACGAGTTTGACTACGACGCGTTTAACCACCAGCGCTTCACCGACGCGATCCTGGAGCGCGAGGCAGTCCACGACATCACGCGCGTGCTCTACCCCAACGATTCCAGCTACGCCGGCAAACTTTTGCGCGTGCGCCAGCAGTACTTCTTCGTCTCCGCTTCCCTACAGGAGCTGGTGGAAAACTACATCGAGCACCACGGCGAGGACCTGAGCAAGTTCCACGAGTTCAACTCGATCCAGCTCAACGACACCCACCCGGTGCTCGGCATCCCGGAGCTCATGCGCCTGCTCATGGACGAGCACGACATGGGCTGGGACGAAGCCTGGGAGGTCACCTCCAAGACCTTTGCCTACACCAACCACACTGTGCTGCAGGAGGCGCTGGAGACCTGGGAAGAGTCCATCTTCAAGCAGCTGTTCTGGCGCATTTGGGAGATCGTGCAAGAGATCGACCGCCGCTACCGCCTCGACATGGAAGCCCGCGGGATTGCCCCGGAGACCGCGCACCACTACTCGCCGGTGCACGACGGTGCGATCCACATGGCGTGGATCGCCTGCTACGCCGCGTACTCCGTCAACGGCGTCGCCGCGCTGCACACCGAGATCCTCAAGCGCGACACGCTGAACTACTGGTACGAGATGTACCCGGAGCGCTTCAACAACAAGACCAACGGTGTGACCCCGCGCCGCTGGCTGCGCATGTGCAACCCGCGCCTGTCCGAACTGCTCGACCGCCTCGCTGGTAGCGACGAGTGGGTCACTGACCTGTCCAAGCTGCGCGAGCTGCGCCACTTCGCCGAAGACCCGGAGGTGCTGCGCGAGCTGCGCGAGATCAAGGCTGCCAACAAGCGTGACTTCGCCGAGTGGATCGCCGATCGCCAGGGCGAGGAGATCGACCCGGATTCGGTCTTTGACACCCAAATCAAGCGCCTGCACGAGTACAAGCGCCAGCTGATGAACGCCCTGTACATCCTGGACCTGTACTTCCGTATCACCCAGGACGGCGAGCGCGACGTGCCGAAGCGCACCTTCATCTTCGGCGCGAAGGCGGCCCCGGGCTACACGATGGCCAAGGGCATCATCAAGCTGATCAACGCGATCGGCCAGCTGGTCAACAACGACCCGGTCGCCTCGCAGTACCTGCACGTAGTCTTCGTGGAGAACTACAACGTCTCCCCCGCCGAGCAGATCATCCCGGCCACCGATGTCTCCGAGCAGATCTCCACCGCTGGTAAGGAGGCCTCGGGCACCTCGAACATGAAGTTCATGATGAACGGCGCACTGACCCTGGGCACCATGGACGGCGCGAACGTGGAGATCGTCGATGCCGTCGGCGAGGACAACGCCTACATCTTCGGCGCCCGCGAGGAGGAGCTGCCTGAGCTCAAGCGCAGCTACGACCCGAAGGCCGTCGCCGCGGAGACCCCCGGTTTGATGCGCGTGCTCGATGCGCTTGTCGACGGCACGTTGGAGGACAACGGCAGCGGCGCCTTCCACGACATCCGCGCCTCCCTGCTCGACGGCTTCGGCTTCGACGACCCGGACGTCTACTACGTCCTCGGCGACTACGCAGACTTCCGCGCTACCCGCGACCGCATGGCCGAAGAGTACTACGCGGACCCGGACCACTGGGCGAAGATGTGCTGGATCAACATCTGCGAGTCCGGCCGCTTCTCCTCCGACCGCACCATCCGCGACTACGCGGAAGAGGTCTGGAAGCTCGACCCGACCCCGATCAACTAG
- a CDS encoding aminotransferase class IV — translation MRRYAWHGSFVERDFTDGPLEVVDSWRHSSGRAHGLEAHLARFVRTAGPLPAGFVDAMLPLLAEGELFPRIALSAGLLLLDVRPAPAPRPSTALTYVTADDPRTKPEVKGPDFVAFRAYRSQYQVEGTDDTVIVDAEGAMLETTTGALVMWDGATLCIPDGVKLPSITLHQVTTRAQQLGLRVERRRLFPELANDHPLWFLNSLHGISPVSELRDSERVLTPPPHPDVDAWRAWWWDGFQPV, via the coding sequence ATGCGTAGGTACGCCTGGCACGGCTCGTTCGTCGAGCGCGACTTCACTGACGGCCCGCTCGAGGTCGTCGACTCCTGGCGGCACTCCTCCGGCCGCGCGCACGGCTTGGAGGCACACCTCGCCCGCTTTGTCCGCACCGCCGGCCCGCTGCCCGCAGGGTTCGTCGACGCCATGCTGCCACTGCTCGCGGAAGGCGAGCTGTTTCCCCGCATCGCGCTGTCTGCAGGCCTGTTGCTTCTCGACGTCCGCCCCGCCCCCGCACCTCGCCCATCTACTGCCCTGACCTACGTGACGGCTGACGACCCGCGCACGAAACCCGAGGTCAAAGGCCCGGACTTCGTCGCGTTTCGCGCATACCGTTCGCAGTACCAGGTAGAGGGGACGGACGACACCGTGATCGTGGATGCGGAAGGCGCGATGCTCGAGACCACCACCGGCGCGCTGGTGATGTGGGATGGTGCGACCCTGTGTATCCCCGACGGGGTGAAGCTGCCCAGTATCACGCTGCACCAGGTGACCACGCGGGCGCAGCAGCTGGGACTGCGAGTAGAACGCCGCCGGTTGTTTCCCGAACTCGCCAACGATCACCCCCTCTGGTTCCTCAATTCCCTGCACGGCATCAGCCCGGTCAGCGAGCTACGGGACAGCGAGCGCGTGCTCACTCCCCCGCCGCACCCGGACGTCGACGCTTGGCGCGCCTGGTGGTGGGACGGTTTCCAGCCGGTGTAG
- a CDS encoding amidohydrolase: MSDTSTIASIIESYEIDPAWQRRLYELLHANPELSLQEEETHQRLLLELSYLNCEVVAPIGKYGICAIFRNGEGRTVLHRADFDGLPVTEQTGVPYASHKKVTTKDGEVVGTMHACGHDIHTAALVGMCHHLDNTRDKWSGTFIALFQPGEEIGAGAEAMVDDGLVDKIPFPEVCFGQHVMPGRAGQVMSKAGPQFAACDSIRIRIPGRSAHGSMPHNAIDPTYTAAMIIARMQAVVGREVDPNDFAVITVASMHAGTTNNIIPGHAELVLNCRFYSERTKARVYASIERVVHAEVLASGSTEAPTIEYFAHGELMSNDAIVYNKVRATFDDVFGTESVNAARKTVSEDFPVLPQAFGVPYFFWLIGCTPQEQWDKAVAADRVEQDVPVNHMSTFLPEYEPTIKAATNAGLAAVLTYLAKTEDAACDVDGDEDAEDPAEAARADIGELDLPEAEAR; encoded by the coding sequence TTGAGCGACACGAGCACGATCGCGTCCATCATCGAATCCTATGAGATCGATCCGGCCTGGCAGCGCCGGCTCTACGAGCTGCTGCACGCTAACCCGGAGCTCTCCCTCCAGGAGGAGGAGACCCACCAGCGCCTGCTGCTGGAGCTCAGCTACCTCAACTGCGAGGTCGTCGCCCCGATTGGTAAGTACGGCATCTGCGCCATCTTCCGCAACGGTGAGGGCAGAACCGTGCTGCACCGCGCGGATTTCGACGGCCTGCCGGTCACCGAGCAGACCGGCGTGCCGTACGCCTCGCACAAGAAGGTCACCACCAAGGACGGCGAGGTCGTCGGCACGATGCACGCCTGCGGCCACGACATTCACACCGCAGCGCTGGTCGGCATGTGCCACCACTTAGACAACACGCGCGACAAGTGGTCTGGCACATTCATTGCCCTATTCCAACCGGGCGAGGAGATCGGCGCGGGTGCCGAGGCGATGGTGGACGACGGCCTGGTGGACAAGATCCCCTTCCCCGAGGTCTGCTTCGGCCAGCACGTCATGCCGGGCCGCGCGGGCCAGGTGATGTCCAAGGCCGGCCCGCAGTTCGCGGCCTGTGATTCCATCCGCATCCGGATCCCCGGCCGCAGCGCGCACGGCTCCATGCCGCACAACGCGATCGACCCCACCTACACCGCGGCGATGATCATCGCCCGCATGCAGGCTGTGGTGGGCCGCGAGGTCGACCCGAACGACTTCGCGGTAATCACTGTGGCCAGCATGCACGCAGGTACCACCAACAACATCATCCCGGGGCATGCAGAGCTGGTGCTCAACTGCCGCTTCTACAGCGAGCGCACCAAGGCGCGCGTGTACGCCTCCATCGAGCGTGTCGTCCACGCCGAGGTACTGGCGTCCGGTTCCACCGAGGCACCGACGATTGAGTACTTCGCGCACGGCGAGCTGATGAGCAACGACGCGATCGTCTACAACAAGGTCCGCGCCACTTTCGACGACGTCTTCGGCACCGAAAGCGTCAACGCCGCACGCAAGACCGTCTCGGAGGACTTCCCCGTCCTGCCGCAGGCCTTCGGCGTGCCCTACTTCTTCTGGCTCATCGGCTGCACCCCGCAGGAGCAGTGGGACAAAGCAGTCGCCGCCGACCGCGTGGAGCAGGACGTACCGGTCAACCACATGTCCACCTTCCTGCCCGAATACGAACCCACCATCAAGGCGGCTACGAACGCAGGTCTCGCCGCAGTGCTGACGTACCTGGCAAAGACGGAAGACGCAGCGTGTGACGTCGACGGGGACGAGGACGCCGAGGATCCGGCCGAAGCGGCACGCGCAGATATTGGCGAGCTGGATCTGCCGGAGGCAGAGGCCCGCTGA
- a CDS encoding chorismate-binding protein, which yields MILLLDNRDSYTFNLAHLVAEATGLSPLVVACDDPAADALPARIRAGEFSHILISPGPGTPEREEDFGTSRRVIEAAADAGIPLLGVCLGHQGLAMLAGADVTRAPEPRHGFVSTITHSGEGIFAGIPQGFEVVRYHSLHVDEAVEGFTVHARSEDGVIQALKVDGLDHWGVQFHPESVLTQHGTELIRNFIGGWRLIHREVPGALDCQRVFNAITREGNDAFFLDSADTRGQFSILGDTAGTLSRTFRYSLGDTPDILASLEAELSAPIYDAPDLPFTGGLIGYLGYECAQLTLPLTLRHRSPYPDAYFVRPHSFIIYDHESETAHLCALAGEGADELLDRLERALAGADGGPEAQLSEGTWANPDYLGAIENAQDELRAGESYEVCLTDTYTVEASGDIYPHLREHNPAPYAAHLLFEGVEVASASPERFLTVRGRDVEAKPIKGTIAADEDPALLTRDTKTRAENLMIVDLLRNDLSRVCEPDTVRVPRLMQVESYATVHQLVSTITGRLCEGLTAVDAVRAAFPPGSMTGAPKLRTCEIIDRLECAPRGVYSGALGYFGFDGQADLSVVIRTAVRARNTLTVGAGGAIVLDSDAHAELAERDLKAQSVLGAWDA from the coding sequence ATGATCTTGCTGCTGGATAACCGCGACTCCTACACCTTCAACCTGGCCCACCTCGTCGCCGAGGCCACCGGTCTCTCACCGCTCGTGGTGGCCTGCGACGACCCGGCAGCAGACGCACTCCCCGCACGCATCCGTGCCGGGGAGTTTTCCCATATCCTCATCTCCCCTGGCCCCGGCACGCCCGAGCGCGAGGAAGACTTCGGCACTTCCCGACGGGTGATCGAGGCCGCAGCCGACGCTGGCATTCCGCTGCTCGGCGTGTGCCTGGGACACCAGGGGCTCGCGATGCTCGCCGGTGCGGACGTGACCCGCGCGCCCGAGCCGCGCCATGGTTTCGTCTCCACGATCACCCACTCCGGCGAGGGCATCTTCGCCGGCATCCCGCAGGGCTTCGAGGTGGTGCGCTACCACTCCCTACACGTGGACGAGGCGGTCGAAGGGTTCACGGTGCACGCCCGCAGCGAGGACGGTGTGATCCAAGCGCTCAAGGTCGACGGCTTGGACCACTGGGGCGTGCAATTCCACCCCGAATCCGTGCTCACCCAGCACGGCACGGAACTGATCCGCAACTTCATCGGCGGGTGGCGGCTCATCCACCGCGAAGTGCCCGGCGCGCTTGACTGCCAGCGCGTCTTCAACGCGATTACACGCGAAGGCAACGACGCGTTCTTCCTCGACTCCGCTGACACCCGCGGCCAATTTTCCATCCTTGGCGATACCGCGGGCACACTGTCGCGCACGTTCCGCTACTCGCTTGGCGATACCCCAGACATCCTCGCCAGCCTCGAGGCGGAACTCTCCGCGCCAATTTACGACGCCCCCGACTTGCCCTTTACCGGCGGGCTGATCGGCTACCTCGGCTACGAGTGCGCGCAGCTAACCCTGCCACTCACGCTGCGGCACCGCTCGCCGTATCCGGACGCCTACTTCGTGCGCCCGCACTCCTTCATCATCTACGACCACGAGTCCGAAACCGCGCACCTGTGCGCGCTGGCCGGCGAGGGCGCAGACGAGCTCCTCGACCGCCTCGAACGGGCGCTTGCGGGTGCGGATGGTGGGCCGGAAGCGCAGCTAAGCGAAGGCACTTGGGCCAATCCGGACTACCTCGGGGCCATCGAAAACGCGCAGGACGAGCTGCGCGCGGGCGAAAGCTACGAGGTGTGCCTGACTGATACCTACACGGTCGAAGCTTCAGGAGATATCTACCCTCATCTGCGCGAACACAACCCCGCGCCGTACGCCGCGCACCTGCTTTTTGAAGGCGTGGAGGTTGCCAGCGCCTCGCCCGAGCGCTTCCTCACCGTGCGCGGGCGCGACGTGGAGGCGAAACCGATCAAGGGCACCATCGCCGCCGACGAAGACCCGGCGCTGCTCACCCGAGACACCAAGACCCGCGCCGAAAACCTCATGATCGTTGACCTGCTTCGCAACGACCTCTCCCGCGTCTGCGAACCGGACACCGTGCGCGTGCCGAGGCTCATGCAGGTGGAGTCGTACGCGACAGTGCACCAACTCGTCTCCACCATTACCGGGCGGCTTTGCGAGGGACTCACCGCCGTCGACGCGGTGCGCGCGGCCTTCCCGCCGGGCTCGATGACTGGTGCGCCGAAGCTGCGTACCTGCGAGATCATCGACCGGCTCGAGTGCGCCCCACGCGGGGTGTACTCCGGCGCGCTCGGCTACTTCGGCTTCGACGGGCAGGCCGACCTGTCGGTAGTCATCCGCACTGCGGTGCGCGCCCGCAACACCCTGACCGTGGGCGCGGGCGGCGCGATCGTGCTCGATTCCGACGCGCACGCCGAGCTTGCCGAACGCGACCTCAAAGCCCAGTCCGTCCTGGGAGCATGGGATGCGTAG
- a CDS encoding DUF4921 family protein, whose product MSFPLPSYRDALSTMADGTIKQVNPFSGTQVWTVPGRGNRPLSKPSGEARPVREEDFTHACNFCEGKLLATPPEKSRMVRTDAGWEILRNQMPHELEATRAQFRRVPNLFEIVSYQYWKENYGYDMSAAQREHMEHYLADHAGREHIFQIVSTRLKASGFADEPTEEELLSYVPAYFAGGHDVIIGRRHFVDGAENDSQLAGSGTLDPEEHAAFITFTIDALRDLVDENRYSPYVVVFQNWLAPAGASFNHLHKQLVAIDERGVQAELEISKLRQNVNMYNEWGVNYASYHNLVVAENEDAIVVVGIGHRYPTLSVYSKSPVCEPWLQSEREVRNMSNLLHAVHAATGTEVSTNEEWHYRPVDLDLPMPWRINIKWRISTLAGFEGGTKIYVNTLSPFDIRDRVVSNMYRLRDERRIDQDIRIATECAPARNTLRYNPAVG is encoded by the coding sequence ATGAGCTTTCCCCTGCCCTCGTACAGAGATGCACTGTCCACCATGGCCGACGGGACGATCAAGCAGGTCAACCCGTTTTCCGGCACGCAAGTGTGGACGGTGCCGGGGCGCGGCAACCGACCACTGAGCAAGCCTTCGGGCGAGGCGCGCCCGGTGCGGGAGGAAGACTTCACCCACGCCTGCAACTTCTGCGAAGGCAAGCTGCTTGCCACCCCGCCGGAGAAGTCGCGCATGGTGCGCACCGATGCGGGGTGGGAGATCCTGCGTAACCAGATGCCGCACGAACTCGAGGCCACTCGTGCCCAGTTTCGCCGCGTACCCAACCTCTTTGAAATCGTCTCCTACCAGTACTGGAAGGAGAACTACGGCTACGACATGTCGGCCGCGCAGCGCGAGCATATGGAGCACTACCTGGCGGATCACGCCGGGCGCGAGCACATCTTCCAGATCGTGAGCACTCGACTGAAGGCCTCCGGCTTTGCCGATGAGCCGACCGAGGAGGAACTGCTCAGCTACGTGCCGGCCTACTTCGCCGGAGGTCACGACGTGATCATTGGCCGCCGCCACTTTGTCGACGGGGCGGAAAACGACTCCCAGCTCGCCGGCTCCGGCACGCTTGACCCGGAAGAACATGCCGCGTTTATCACCTTCACCATCGACGCGCTGCGCGACCTGGTGGATGAGAACCGTTACTCGCCGTACGTGGTGGTCTTCCAGAACTGGCTCGCGCCCGCCGGCGCCTCCTTCAATCACCTGCACAAGCAGCTTGTGGCTATCGACGAGCGCGGGGTCCAGGCCGAGCTGGAGATCTCCAAACTGCGGCAGAACGTGAACATGTATAACGAGTGGGGTGTAAATTACGCCAGCTACCACAACCTGGTGGTCGCGGAGAACGAGGACGCGATCGTGGTAGTGGGCATCGGGCACCGCTACCCCACCTTGAGTGTGTACTCGAAGTCGCCGGTGTGTGAGCCGTGGCTGCAATCCGAGCGCGAAGTACGCAACATGTCGAACCTGCTGCACGCCGTGCACGCGGCCACGGGCACGGAGGTCTCCACCAACGAAGAGTGGCACTATCGGCCGGTCGACCTGGACCTGCCGATGCCCTGGCGCATCAACATCAAGTGGCGGATCTCCACGCTGGCCGGATTTGAGGGCGGCACGAAGATTTACGTCAATACGCTCTCCCCCTTTGATATCCGCGACCGCGTGGTGTCCAACATGTACCGCCTGCGCGACGAAAGGCGCATTGACCAGGACATCCGCATTGCCACGGAGTGCGCGCCGGCGCGCAACACACTGCGCTATAACCCGGCGGTTGGGTAG